From the genome of Elusimicrobiota bacterium, one region includes:
- a CDS encoding response regulator — protein MHDTSYSPLILVAEGHGPMRRLLARCLSSLSERVVEADTAEAALALAARESPALIALDPSLDGGPDGAGFCRAVRRASAGPTRIIVSTMAGHPVSAKISFLRAGADTYYPKDEPVRGFMDAARHLLLPGSESGVPRRPTALIVEDDKELLRGLSRMLSRGGFEVRTATSVPLAVLHALEARPDAVLLDFGLPRMDGLEGLRILRSLPGLERTAVWMLTGEIDEALEALCRREGLAGWLLKRPRGWYALVERVRASVRQRSFWREAGAALESRRRASAAAAVGAPLRTSTVSPST, from the coding sequence ATGCACGACACCTCCTACTCCCCGCTCATCCTCGTGGCCGAAGGCCACGGTCCCATGCGCCGCCTGCTCGCGCGCTGCCTCTCCTCGCTCTCCGAGCGGGTCGTCGAGGCCGACACGGCCGAGGCGGCGCTCGCGCTCGCCGCGCGCGAGTCCCCCGCCCTCATCGCCCTCGACCCCTCGCTCGACGGCGGGCCGGACGGGGCGGGGTTCTGCCGCGCCGTGCGCCGCGCGTCGGCCGGCCCGACCCGCATCATCGTCAGCACGATGGCGGGGCATCCGGTGAGCGCCAAGATCTCCTTCCTGCGCGCGGGCGCGGACACCTATTATCCGAAGGACGAACCCGTGCGCGGCTTCATGGACGCCGCCCGGCATCTCCTGCTGCCGGGATCGGAGTCCGGGGTCCCGCGCCGGCCGACGGCGCTGATCGTCGAGGACGACAAGGAGCTGCTCAGGGGGCTGTCCCGGATGCTCTCGCGGGGGGGCTTCGAGGTCCGCACGGCGACGAGCGTTCCGCTCGCGGTGCTCCACGCTCTCGAGGCGCGCCCGGACGCCGTGCTGCTGGACTTCGGCCTGCCCCGCATGGACGGGCTGGAGGGGCTGAGGATCCTCCGCTCCCTTCCCGGTCTCGAAAGGACGGCGGTGTGGATGCTGACCGGCGAGATCGACGAGGCGCTGGAGGCGCTGTGCCGGCGCGAGGGGCTGGCGGGCTGGCTGCTGAAGAGGCCCCGCGGCTGGTACGCGCTCGTCGAGCGGGTCCGCGCGTCCGTGCGTCAGCGCTCTTTCTGGAGGGAGGCGGGCGCGGCCTTGGAATCCCGGAGGCGGGCGTCCGCCGCAGCCGCGGTAGGCGCCCCGCTCCGCACGTCCACCGTGTCGCCGTCGACGTAG